Proteins encoded together in one Canis aureus isolate CA01 chromosome 21, VMU_Caureus_v.1.0, whole genome shotgun sequence window:
- the SNX32 gene encoding sorting nexin-32 isoform X5, translating into MPLGTKSSEWSGLRIPSKGPSSVSVDLQGDSSLQVEISDAVSERDKVKFTVQTKLEFSVVRQHEEFIWLHDAYVENEEYAGLIIPPAPPRPDFEASREKLQKLGEGDSSITREEFAKMKQELEAEYLAIFKKTVAMHEVFLQRLAAHPTLRRDHNFFVFLEYGQDLSVRGKNRKELLGGYLRNIVKSADEALITRMSGLKEVDDFFEHERTFLLEYHTRIRDACLRADRVMYSHKCLADDYIPISAALNSLGVQEVNQLKMSFLKLAEFFERLRKLEGRVASDEDLKLSDMLRYYMRDSQAAKDLLYRRLRALADYENANKALDKARTRNREVRTAESHQQRCCQRFERLSDSAKQELMDFKSRRVISFRKNLIELAELELKHAKASTLLLWNTLLTLKGEP; encoded by the exons ATGCCTCTTGGCACTAAAAGCAGCGAATGGAGTGGTCTCAGGATCCCCTCAAAAGGG ccCTCCTCCGTGTCAGTGGACCTGCAGGGAGACAGCTCCTTACAGGTGGAGATCTCTGATGCAGTGAGCGAGCGGGACAAGGTGAAGTTCACCGTTCAAACCAAG TTGGAGTTCTCAGTTGTGCGACAGCACGAGGAGTTCATCTGGCTACATGATGCCTATGTGGAAAATGAGGAGTACGCCGGTCTCATT ATACCCCCAGCCCCTCCAAGGCCAGACTTTGAGGCTTCAAGGGAAAAGCTGCAGAAGTTGGGTGAGGGGGACAGCTCCATCACGAGGGAAGAGTTTGCCAAAATGAAGCAGGAGCTGGAAGC GGAGTATCTCGCCATCTTTAAGAAGACAGTTGCAATGCATGAGGTCTTTCTGCAGCGCCTGGCGGCCCACCCTACCCTGCGCCGAGACCAcaacttctttgtctttttggaATATGGCCAGGAT CTGAGTGTCCGAGGAAAGAACAGGAAGGAGCTCCTTGGGGGATATCTGAGGAATATAGTTAAATCTGCAGATGAAGCCCTCATCACCAGGATGTCAGGGCTCAAG GAGGTGGATGACTTCTTTGAGCATGAGAGGACCTTCCTGCTGGAGTACCACACCCGCATCCGGGACGCCTGCCTGCGAGCAGACCGTGTCATGTACTCCCACAAGT GCCTGGCAGACGATTATATTCCTATCTCTGCTGCACTGAATAGTCTGGGAGTACAAGAAGTCAACCAGCTGAAGAT GAGCTTCCTCAAATTGGCAGAATTCTTCGAAAGGCTAAGG AAGCTGGAGGGCCGAGTGGCATCTGATGAGGACCTTAAGCTGTCAGACATGCTGAGATACTACATGCGAGACTCCCAGGCAGCCAAG GACTTGCTGTACCGGCGGCTCCGAGCACTGGCTGACTATGAGAACGCCAACAAGGCACTGGACAAAGCACGCACCAGGAACCGGGAAGTGCGGACTGCTGAGAGCCACCAGCAACGGTGCTGCCAACGCTTCGAGCGCCTCTCCGACTCAGCCAAGCAGG AGCTCATGGATTTCAAGTCCCGCCGGGTCATCTCCTTCCGCAAGAACCTCATAGAGTTGGCAGAGCTGGAGCTCAAACACGCCAAG GCCAGCACCCTGCTTCTCTGGAACACCCTTCTCACCCTCAAGGGGGAGCCTTAG